Genomic segment of Phycisphaerales bacterium:
CTTGAACAGCGCCATGCCCAGCAGCATCATGCTCAGCGCGCGCCATGAGTAGAAGGCGACCATGAAGAAGTGAAACATGGGCATGACGCGGGCGCGGTGCTTGAGTTCCCCAAGATACGAGCCCCGCATGGCGGCAACCTCCGCGTCAAGCCGCTCGCGCGGCGGCGACCACTGCTCGCGCATCTGCTTCAACTGCGCGCGCACGTTGCCCACCGACATCTCCCAGAGGAGTTCCTGCGGCTCGGGATCGATCTGCTCTTCAGACGACTCGCCGCTGAGCGCCTCGGCCGGGCCATCATCCTCGTCGGTCACTTCACCGCCGGGAGCGTCGGCTTCCGCAACGTCGATCTCGCCGGCCCCGCCTGTCGAGTCGGCGGACTCGACCAGGGCCGGAGTGCGCGCGTCATGCGCATCGAGTTCCGTCTGGAGGCGTGAGTAATAGAGGCCGAACAGCGCCATGAAACCCGCCGTGATCAGCAGCGAAACCAGGCTCAACGGAATGAGCACCCTCGGGGAAAGTCCGCGGGCGAAGAAGAGGGCCATGCCGCACAGGGAATACAGCACGAGGATGTCGCCGTACCACAGCATGTAGCCGTGGATGAGGCCGATGAGCAGCAGCCAGGCCATGCGGCGGTAGTGCAGGCCGGCGGCGCTGCGGCCCCTGGCTTCGATGCGACTCGTGAAGAGCACGACGCCGGCGCCGAAGAGCATCGAGAAGATACTCATGAACTTCAGGTCCGCCAGCAGGTGCGCGACGAGCCAGACCCAGTAGTCGGCGCCGTCGAATCGACCACCTGCGGTGGGGTTCATGTAGGCCGCCATGGGCAGGGCGAAGGACTGGATGTTCATGATCAGGATGCCCAGCACGGCAAAGCCGCGCAGCACGTCGAGCGAGTCGATGCGGCGCTGCGCGCTGACGGGGCCGGCCGGTTCATCGACGGTGCGCGCGGCAACTTGCGGGCTGCTCGTCATGCGGATGCTCCGAGAGAGATATCAGTCAGGCACGGGATCATCGCCGCTGCCGCCCCACGGGTGGCAGCGCACCAGCCGCCGCAGCGTGAGCCACCCGCCGCGCAGCGCGCCGTGGCGGGCGAGGGCCTCGATGGAATAGCGCGAGCACGACGGACAGAAGCGGCACTGGCCGCCGATGAGATGCCCCAGCGTCACCTGGTACAGCCGCACAATGGCGATCAGCGCGCGAGCCGGAAGCGAAGCCCCCGCGGCGAGGTCGCGCCAATCGTCTACCGGGTCGTGGATGTGTCGCGCTTCGTCCATTCCTGGTGTATCTGCGTCGCGGCCTTGTGAAGCAGGTGCTGGTAGGCCGCGAGGTTGAGCGGTTCGTGCGGCCTGACGACGACAATGAGATCGTAGCCGCGCGGAAAGTCGTGCTGGAGGTGGCGAAACGCCTCGCGGATCAGTCGCTTGAAGCGATTGCGCTGCACCGCCGTGCCGACGCGGCGGGCGACGCTCAGGCCAAGGCGCGGATGGTCCAGCCCGTTGGGCCGGCCGTGCACGACCAGCGGGCCGACGATTTTGCGGCAGCGGGCGCCGTAAACCGACTGAAACTCGCGGTTGTGCGTGAGTCTGCTCGAGCGTCCAAAGGTATAGCGGCGCTGCTGGTCCACGGGCCCGTTCCGGTAAGGCGATCGGCCAAGTGTACCGCACCGCGGCGGTCGATCTCCGCAGGGTGCCATGGTCAAGCGACGCTTCGGGAGCGCAGGCCATGCGGGCGCGCGACAAGGCGCGCGCTGTCTGCGCGGTTTCGCTGTGTATCTTTGTGCCTTTGAGACTTCGTGCTAGAGGTTAGAAGTGCGCTCATCGCTCGATCGTCGTGGCGATGACTGGTCATTGGCGAACACCAGCCCTCTTCTCTGCGCTCTCGGCGTCTCTGCGGTGTAGGCCCTCAGAACCAGCGGCTAAGGACGATGATGTACGCGACGCCGGCGAGGGTGATGTTGAGCACCGTGAAGGCGAGCACGACGTAGCGCGTCGGCGGCGTCCAGCGACTCCAGGGTTCATTCATTGCCGCCATCCCGCGCAGCGCCGCACGCACAGCGCGCGCCCGCCAGCGCGAATCGGGCGGCTCGCTCGCGGTGGGCGTTTCGACCAGCGCCTCGCGTTCCTGCTGAGCGGCCGAATCGCGGCGCGGCCCATCGGACTTGGCGAACCCGCCATCGAGATCGGCAGCGCCCGTTGAGCGCCGGTTCGAGTTCGGCTTGACGCGGCGCATGGAGGCATCGCCGCTTTTGACGACTCGACGGGGAGATTCGCCGTCGACGCGCTCGGCCGAATCTGCGGGCGAAGCAGCGCCGGCCATCGCCACGGCCTCGTCGCCCGCGCCGGTTTCGAACTCATCCTGCTCCATCGCGCGCTGCGCGGCGTCGGCGATCACCGCATCCACTGCGGCGATATCCATCGGCGGCGCCGCGGCATCGACCGCGTCATTTCCACTGGGCGCCGCTGCCGCCGGAAAGTCATCCTCGATCTCCGGCGCGGCTGACGGCAGGTCTTCAGCGTCGTCAACGCCTGCCGCGTGCCCGGCCTCGGCGAGAATCGCATCCACCTGGGACTGCAGCGCCGCTGGATCGACGGGATCATCGAGGGGCGGCGCGCTCGCGGGTGATTCTTCGACGTTTGCAGCCTCCGCAGCGGCCGACGCGGGCTTATCCACGGCAGCGGGATCCGGCGGCGCAGGATTCTGTGGCGATTCATCCACGGGCGTTGATTGAGGCGGCGGGGCATCGCCGACCAGTTCCGACATCGCCTGCACCTGCTGCTCGGCTTCATCAAGCAGTGCTTCCACCTGGGCCTCGACCTGCGCCTCGTTCGGCGACTGAACTGGCGGCTCAACGGTCTGCGGCGCGGGCGCGTTCGA
This window contains:
- a CDS encoding DUF418 domain-containing protein gives rise to the protein MTSSPQVAARTVDEPAGPVSAQRRIDSLDVLRGFAVLGILIMNIQSFALPMAAYMNPTAGGRFDGADYWVWLVAHLLADLKFMSIFSMLFGAGVVLFTSRIEARGRSAAGLHYRRMAWLLLIGLIHGYMLWYGDILVLYSLCGMALFFARGLSPRVLIPLSLVSLLITAGFMALFGLYYSRLQTELDAHDARTPALVESADSTGGAGEIDVAEADAPGGEVTDEDDGPAEALSGESSEEQIDPEPQELLWEMSVGNVRAQLKQMREQWSPPRERLDAEVAAMRGSYLGELKHRARVMPMFHFFMVAFYSWRALSMMLLGMALFKWGVLSAARSTGLYLAMVVGGFAVGVPLIWLGFQRNMTVEFDFIAAQFNNSHYNYFGSVFVALGWVGIIMLICRSGVLHWLAASLGAVGRMAFTNYLMHTIICTTIFNGRSGLGLGKFNQLERTELLMIVAAIFLFQMIASPIWLRFFRFGPFEWLWRSLTYWKLQPMRK
- the yidD gene encoding membrane protein insertion efficiency factor YidD; this translates as MDEARHIHDPVDDWRDLAAGASLPARALIAIVRLYQVTLGHLIGGQCRFCPSCSRYSIEALARHGALRGGWLTLRRLVRCHPWGGSGDDPVPD
- the rnpA gene encoding ribonuclease P protein component — translated: MDQQRRYTFGRSSRLTHNREFQSVYGARCRKIVGPLVVHGRPNGLDHPRLGLSVARRVGTAVQRNRFKRLIREAFRHLQHDFPRGYDLIVVVRPHEPLNLAAYQHLLHKAATQIHQEWTKRDTSTTR